One Weissella ceti DNA window includes the following coding sequences:
- a CDS encoding CtsR family transcriptional regulator, with translation MMNNISDQIEAYLKSLLSESDQIELNRSALAEKFDVVPSQINYVMRSRFSLQNGYVVVSKRGGRGFIRIERVHLKQESERFDDLIEQVGQVVTIQQAEAVLGCLVRDSLITEHEAMLMRTLFDKDALAVTGMTAENRLRARLLHQLLNRLKFESERD, from the coding sequence ATGATGAACAATATTTCAGATCAAATTGAAGCTTATCTCAAGAGTTTGTTGTCAGAATCAGATCAGATTGAATTGAATCGTTCAGCTTTAGCTGAAAAGTTCGATGTTGTACCATCTCAAATTAATTATGTGATGCGAAGCCGTTTCTCTTTGCAGAATGGCTATGTCGTTGTTTCTAAACGTGGTGGTCGTGGTTTTATTCGGATTGAACGTGTACATCTTAAACAAGAGTCTGAACGCTTTGACGACTTGATCGAACAAGTAGGTCAAGTCGTGACGATCCAGCAAGCAGAAGCGGTTTTAGGGTGCTTAGTGCGGGATAGTTTGATCACTGAACATGAAGCGATGCTGATGCGTACTTTGTTTGATAAAGATGCGCTGGCAGTAACAGGGATGACTGCAGAAAATCGTCTTCGTGCCCGTTTATTACATCAATTATTGAATCGATTAAAATTTGAAAGTGAGCGTGACTAA
- a CDS encoding deoxynucleoside kinase → MIVLSGTIGAGKTSLTTMLAEHLGSDAFYESVDDNPILPLFYEDPQRYGFLLQNYFLNKRLENIKDARVQKLNIIDRSIYEDRLLFQLNADLNRATQTEAEIYADLLNNMMEKIESSTEQKDPDLLIHISVSFDKMLERIKKRGRDFEQLDNDSSLFEYYKELNQRYTDWFEAYDRSPKLQINGDEYDFVEDPKAREEVLAIIDAELEKLNLR, encoded by the coding sequence ATGATCGTATTGTCTGGAACAATTGGGGCAGGGAAAACAAGTCTAACGACGATGTTGGCAGAGCATCTAGGAAGTGATGCTTTTTACGAATCGGTAGATGACAATCCAATCTTGCCATTATTTTACGAAGATCCGCAACGATACGGATTCTTGTTGCAAAACTACTTCTTGAACAAGCGTTTGGAAAACATCAAAGATGCGCGTGTGCAAAAGTTAAACATTATTGATCGTTCGATCTATGAAGATCGTTTGTTGTTCCAACTAAACGCAGATTTGAATCGTGCAACACAAACAGAAGCAGAGATTTACGCTGATTTGTTGAACAACATGATGGAAAAAATTGAATCTTCAACAGAACAAAAAGATCCTGATTTGTTGATTCACATTTCTGTTAGCTTCGATAAGATGCTAGAACGTATTAAGAAGCGTGGTCGTGATTTCGAACAACTAGACAATGACTCTAGTTTGTTTGAATACTACAAGGAATTGAACCAACGTTACACAGATTGGTTTGAAGCTTATGATCGTTCGCCTAAGTTGCAAATTAATGGGGATGAATACGACTTCGTTGAAGACCCAAAGGCGCGTGAAGAAGTTTTGGCAATTATTGACGCTGAATTAGAGAAACTAAACCTACGTTAG
- a CDS encoding M15 family metallopeptidase, whose translation MNKNMKALLSVVLILLGGFWFYQQAMTPVKLDSTKEAVKNEENKKTPRLEAEHKEAAKQKQASELPASADEKNPALVLVNKEHPLKEEINFEKAEMRGVPYNGLMTQALTDFVKGAAQAGVPVTIVSAYRSIAYQQTVIDTQVKQYLDQGKSEDEAMKLTLQYIQTPGASEHHTGLGVDIMADEYWNVHHALNPEADETKSQQWLIKHAPDYGLVLRYPKSKEARKSTGIEYESWHFRYVGVENAKYMAENDLTLEQYWELMDAKK comes from the coding sequence TTGAATAAGAATATGAAGGCGTTGCTAAGTGTTGTGTTGATTTTATTGGGTGGTTTCTGGTTTTATCAACAAGCGATGACACCAGTGAAGTTGGACTCTACTAAAGAAGCTGTTAAAAACGAAGAAAACAAAAAGACACCACGTCTTGAAGCGGAACATAAAGAAGCGGCTAAGCAAAAGCAAGCATCTGAATTACCTGCTTCAGCGGATGAAAAGAATCCAGCCTTGGTGCTTGTCAATAAAGAGCACCCTTTGAAAGAAGAAATTAACTTCGAAAAGGCTGAAATGCGTGGTGTGCCATACAATGGCTTGATGACACAAGCGCTAACTGATTTTGTTAAGGGAGCTGCGCAAGCTGGTGTGCCAGTAACAATTGTTTCAGCTTATCGTTCAATCGCTTACCAACAAACAGTTATTGATACACAAGTAAAGCAATACTTGGATCAAGGTAAGAGTGAAGATGAAGCGATGAAGTTGACGTTGCAATATATTCAAACACCAGGGGCCAGTGAACATCATACTGGTTTGGGTGTTGATATTATGGCTGACGAATACTGGAACGTACATCATGCTTTGAATCCTGAAGCTGATGAAACAAAGTCACAACAATGGTTGATCAAGCACGCGCCTGATTATGGTTTGGTTTTGCGTTACCCTAAGTCTAAAGAAGCTCGTAAGAGCACTGGGATTGAGTATGAGAGTTGGCATTTCCGTTATGTAGGTGTGGAAAACGCTAAGTACATGGCTGAAAATGACCTAACTCTAGAACAATACTGGGAATTAATGGACGCAAAGAAGTAA
- the serS gene encoding serine--tRNA ligase — protein sequence MIDIKLMRSNAEEVKERLATRGVDGATIDAILADDVKRRDLLVRVEELKARRNTVSDEIGQKKRNKEDASETIAEMQAVSAEIRELDEQVTALESAIENRMLMLPNLPNPGIPVGADEEANRLERTIGEVRQFDFKPKAHYELGEDLGILDWERGAKVSGARFVYYVGQGARLERAVYNFMLDQHQQEGYKEMITPYMVKDAAMFGTGQYPKFEEDAYRMKGDEGMTLIPTAEVPLTNFYREEILDAEKLPISLTAVSPSFRQEAGSAGRDTRGLIRMHQFNKVEMVKFAKADESYDALEQMVTDAENILQKLELPYHVLTLSTGDMGFSAAKTYDLEVWMPEQELYREISSVSNTENFQARRARIQYRDEDGKLQFAHTLNGSGLAVGRTVAAILENYQNEDGTVTIPTALVPYFGAEKIVPEDQI from the coding sequence ATGATTGATATTAAGTTGATGCGTAGTAACGCAGAAGAAGTAAAGGAACGTTTGGCAACTCGTGGAGTTGATGGGGCAACTATCGACGCTATCTTGGCTGATGACGTTAAGCGTCGTGACTTGTTGGTCCGCGTTGAAGAATTGAAGGCACGCCGTAACACTGTGTCTGATGAAATTGGACAAAAGAAGCGTAACAAGGAAGATGCTTCTGAAACAATTGCAGAAATGCAAGCTGTCTCAGCTGAAATTCGTGAATTGGATGAACAAGTTACAGCGCTAGAATCAGCAATCGAAAACCGTATGTTGATGCTACCTAACTTGCCAAACCCAGGAATCCCTGTAGGAGCTGATGAAGAAGCGAACCGTTTGGAACGTACGATTGGTGAAGTTCGTCAATTCGACTTCAAGCCAAAGGCCCACTACGAACTTGGTGAAGACCTAGGAATTTTGGACTGGGAACGTGGAGCTAAGGTTTCTGGTGCGCGTTTTGTCTATTATGTAGGTCAAGGTGCTCGTCTAGAACGTGCCGTGTACAACTTCATGTTGGATCAACACCAACAAGAAGGTTACAAGGAAATGATCACACCATACATGGTTAAGGACGCTGCTATGTTTGGAACTGGTCAATATCCTAAGTTTGAAGAAGATGCTTACCGTATGAAGGGTGACGAAGGTATGACTTTGATCCCAACTGCGGAAGTGCCTTTGACTAACTTCTACCGTGAAGAAATCTTGGACGCTGAAAAGTTGCCAATCTCATTGACTGCTGTTTCACCATCATTCCGTCAAGAAGCTGGTTCAGCAGGACGTGACACACGTGGACTAATCCGTATGCACCAATTCAACAAGGTTGAAATGGTTAAGTTTGCTAAGGCAGACGAATCATACGATGCATTGGAACAAATGGTTACTGATGCAGAAAACATCTTGCAAAAGCTAGAATTACCATACCACGTCTTGACTTTGTCTACAGGAGACATGGGATTCTCAGCAGCCAAGACATATGACTTGGAAGTCTGGATGCCAGAACAAGAACTATACCGTGAAATTTCTTCTGTATCTAACACAGAAAACTTCCAAGCTCGTCGTGCACGTATTCAATACCGTGACGAAGATGGAAAGCTGCAATTTGCTCACACATTGAACGGATCTGGACTTGCGGTTGGTCGTACAGTAGCAGCTATTTTGGAAAACTACCAAAATGAAGATGGAACAGTTACTATTCCAACTGCATTAGTACCTTACTTTGGGGCCGAAAAGATTGTTCCTGAAGACCAAATCTAG